From the Telopea speciosissima isolate NSW1024214 ecotype Mountain lineage chromosome 9, Tspe_v1, whole genome shotgun sequence genome, the window caagtacttgcacccgaataggatcaaactccatatttagtccagccaaaaaatcatagacacgtattttgtcaacgtgtttgtGATAGGCAGCCGGATCGATGCTGAGAGGGtgatagtcggagtaatgatccaattgccgccacatgttcttgagggcagcatagtatttggagacagagagctctgttgggtagtggcattagccttctttctaatctcatagactGCATCATTcccgtgcgaccataagtctctttggcaccattccggatagtatgggcagtgtcgagaagaaaattgtccgagatatccccttgcatagaatggatcaagtaggacatcaccatcgcatcattcgataaccacttgttgagctaagaaccctcttccactggtttagttgttgtcccaagaagatggccagtgaggccacggccagccttgtcaaataggtagaccgagaccacttcggtagttagagccatcaagtttgattggggcagcaaggggaagaaaatcagtcggGCTGGCCATCAATGCGAAGAggcgaagaagaatctgaaccagtcattgcagaggtaaccaatcttcaatgaagcaaAACAgccaaaaatatccaaaaattctggaatcgacccccaatagaaaagggttgtattggagcaaaaatctcagatatgtaggctgggaatgatgtcgaatgaaggcagcaagggtgccaatcagatgcaaGAGAACaagcagcccaaccccaagatcgattaatgtcgggttttgaaaaaacccgagaagagagatcgataagggtgggtcttcaaccaatctgatgaagtgaataggggctgagaacaatatcaaataaagatcccacaatagaagatgcagccgaaacaAATGTAAaggcctgatctccaaaaaaaaataggaatcttcaaatcgcagacagtgcttcagctccactcgatccaaaaagaggcataaaaaaggaggtatattggggcagcagctagatcattacgatcacctcagtagtgctgccctaatgggagaagaagaaccaaaagaaaggaagaaagaagaagggaagaagctcaatggagggaaggagaaaaaaatcgaagggagggaggtgggttttgaaaacctaaatcagagtgtatttggctctaatgccatgttaacaaaacaggaatttcgtgaatggcttgaatgatcaatgagatcagtcaaactctctatttataataataataataaaagagattacaatgggaaacactgttcacggcACTATTCACGATGCTGTTCAccgcactgttcacgtgaacagtgtcacagcccaaattacaatcctacccttgttcaaaagtacataaataaagcataaataaaaaacccaaaatacccttttaatatcgggtaacacatctcaacaataACCAACCCAcagcttatttctaataaaataagctcATTTATGTGATTTATCTGCATTAGGGGGTAAACTACGGAGATCAAAAAGCACGTAGCATGGAATACATTACTTATGAAGATAAACAAGAATCCACATGAAAAGGTTTAAGGAATTAGTCTGTGTTAACACAGTTGTAACATGCGGGTGTCTTCAAACAAACACTAGAGGGAAGAAGTAGCACATAGAGTAAGGGTTGAACTAGATACTCATTAGTTATAAAGCTACACAGTAGACAACATTTACCTTGTTAAGAAGAGAATCAACCGAGAATAAATGAACCACTCCACCAACAGTGACAGCAAGCGTTGAAAAATCCGTAGACAATGCCAAAATGTAAGCCTTACCAATTGGAACATCTACAATACTAAGGTCTTGGATACATGAAcctctatttttctcctttatttccTTTGCTGCCTCGATAACATCCCTTGTCTTTGCAACACAGAACCCTAGAAACAAAACGCCCAAAATTACAATTGCCCATGTGAAACCCAACAAGAGATGAAAACCGGAAACAAAGTAGTacagaaagaaagagagtaaaCCAACCTTCGTTGTGTGCAACGAATATGGCTCCAAATTGTTCAGAGACGACCAAAGGTCTTGTTGGAGGACATTCAGTATCAAAATTGGTGTTCTGTAGCTTTATGGGTACAGATTCTCCAATCCTCTGAAAGATATAATCCACAGATGCTTCATGGTTGCCTTCCTTCTCTTCGTCTAGCTGAATAGTATAACCTCCCCATTCATCTTTCAACACCGCCATCAGAGTGTGTGTTTTGTATAAATGGATGGTCCTTGATAAAGAGATTCAGAGTTTAAGACTTGCCAGTCTGAGCCCCAAGCCTCAGAGTTTAAACAGCCTACAATATCAATGTTgcactttcaaaattttttcgGAGTCAGGACCATCGTTAGTTATAACAGGAATAGCCAAAAAATAGTGTTCAATATGGCATGTTTAAAACGGCTCACAAATTTAAATGGATCAGTAAGAAATATGGTCAAACATTTCAAGaaccaaaaatttgaaaaaggaaaatacaagttttaaatgtttagatttaaatatatacatacatatatatatatatatatgggacaAAAAATACAGCAATAAACACAAATAAATTCACAATTTTTGTCTAGGCTCTCAAATCTCAACTACCTACATTTTACAATCAAATCATCCATTCCAATCTCAGAATCAATTATAGGACACTTCCAACGAGTTTGTTTGAATTAAACACGTTAAGTAACAATTATCAAGCAAGAATCAATGTTCAAGCTAACAATCAATtacattaaataattattttgaaCATTTATCAAGGAACAATGAAAAATCCATGAAAATGTAAATCACATAAGAAACTCTGTGATAGCGTACAGATTGCAAATCTGCTGAAATTCTAGGACCACTTTTAAAGAACTCCAAAGGAGCCTATATGTTCTGATCAATAAACAACGTGCTGCTGCTACCATTGTTACAGCAGAATGTAAGTTAAGTACATTATTTGATCAATAAACGACGTGCTGCTGCTACCATTGTTACAGCAGAATGTAAGTACATtatttaaaagttaaaactctCAAATGTGGATATTATGGTCCTCAAGGCTGCAACGGCTTCATCTAATATAACTGGACCTGTATCTATGGTCATACTCAAGTAACACAACCATAGTTgttgaaattgaaaccaaacccaGACCAGCAATAACAGCTATCACAAAGAGAGGAAGCATAAAAACGAAAAAAGAAGCCCAAGATTGCAAACGTTaggaagagaaaatagagaaaacaccACGTCAATTCAGCAGCTAGGATTTGCAATGAAGTTTTAACCAGCAACAGacttttctccaggtatgaaGGTAGTGAAATCCCCTACTGTATTGAAGAACACATCGATCTGCCAGGGATGAGATCTCAAATACgatagaaaggagaagaagaaggtggaacAGCAAAAGGACAAAATGGAGAGAGTCTCTGTTCAGGGAAGGAagtccttcctttctctttaatCCTTCCTAAGTTAAACCCTCAAATCTGTTGGACTTAAGAAGCAAAACACTCAACAACAAGCCTCTCAATTGATTAAGACTGGAACGAATGCAGAACCTCTGGCAGCATCCATTCAAATATTTGAAagaaaaccaggaaaaaaaaaaaaaaaaaaaggcgttTCAAATGGAGAGAGGTTTTCAGAGCAGGATCTCTCATGAAATATAATATATCATTCATAAATAGCACAGACCAAGCGGACGCACTTAAAATGTTTATTGAACAATGAACGGCCATCGTATTAGCAAATAAACATATTCCTGAGCTAAATGCGCAAAAAAATGAGGGATTAACTCAAAGTGTATGAGTTTCAGTTGTAGAGCAGGTTTTCTTATTTCTAACCTTTTTCCACTACGCTG encodes:
- the LOC122640914 gene encoding nuclear pore complex protein NUP214-like produces the protein MAVLKDEWGGYTIQLDEEKEGNHEASVDYIFQRIGESVPIKLQNTNFDTECPPTRPLVVSEQFGAIFVAHNEGFCVAKTRDVIEAAKEIKEKNRGSCIQDLSIVDVPIGKAYILALSTDFSTLAVTVGGVVHLFSVDSLLNKVNVVYCVAL